In a genomic window of Syntrophorhabdus sp.:
- a CDS encoding PAS domain S-box protein, with protein MLFSAKLIDTNHGKLVLFIGRDITERKRMEQVLRESERRLSDIIEFLPDATFVIDREGTVIAWNRAMEEMSGVSKKDMIGKSDHAYAVPFYGWRRKLLIDMVGETDENADSKYIYVKRSGHTIYAEAFTQALYDGKGACLWGTATALLDEHGNRVGAIESIRDITDHSLTEERLRSSYEELRRLSAHIEEVRENERAAIARELHDVLGQILAVINMDLNWLNKKIPVHERGLLGKVASALTLVKQATRTIQRVSSGLRPVVLDDFGLAAAIDHALKEFRDQTGLTTSLVIDGPVTDIDKDRSIALYRIFQEALTNVMRHAGATRVEISLQAGEDNVQLMVRDNGRGISKKQISDRNSLGILGMRERVSFIGGRIEIFGSGSAGTCITVDLPLKGKERDGNDGRNKGSHNTPTP; from the coding sequence GTGCTCTTCTCCGCGAAGCTTATAGACACGAACCACGGCAAGCTGGTCCTTTTCATCGGCAGGGATATCACCGAACGCAAGAGGATGGAACAGGTGCTCAGGGAATCCGAGCGCAGGCTCTCGGACATCATCGAGTTCCTTCCCGATGCCACCTTTGTCATCGACAGGGAAGGGACGGTGATCGCCTGGAACCGCGCCATGGAAGAGATGAGCGGGGTGAGCAAGAAGGACATGATCGGAAAGTCGGACCATGCCTATGCCGTCCCCTTTTACGGATGGCGCAGGAAGCTTCTCATAGACATGGTCGGAGAGACCGACGAGAACGCTGATTCCAAGTACATATACGTGAAGAGAAGCGGCCACACGATCTACGCCGAGGCCTTCACCCAAGCCCTCTATGATGGCAAGGGCGCCTGTCTGTGGGGAACGGCGACGGCCCTTCTCGACGAGCACGGCAACAGGGTCGGCGCGATAGAGTCCATCCGGGACATAACGGACCACAGTCTGACCGAAGAAAGGCTCAGGTCGTCCTACGAGGAGCTGCGCAGGCTCTCCGCCCACATCGAGGAGGTCAGGGAGAACGAGCGGGCCGCCATCGCCCGGGAACTGCACGACGTCCTGGGCCAGATCCTCGCGGTCATAAACATGGACCTCAACTGGCTCAACAAGAAGATACCCGTGCACGAAAGGGGGCTGCTCGGTAAGGTCGCGTCCGCCCTTACCCTCGTCAAGCAGGCAACGAGGACTATTCAAAGGGTGTCATCGGGCTTAAGACCCGTCGTCCTCGATGATTTCGGCCTTGCCGCCGCCATCGACCATGCCTTGAAGGAATTCCGTGACCAGACCGGCTTAACGACGAGCCTCGTTATCGACGGCCCGGTGACGGACATCGATAAGGACCGAAGCATAGCGCTCTACAGGATATTCCAGGAGGCCCTGACAAACGTGATGCGCCATGCCGGGGCGACACGCGTGGAGATCTCTCTGCAGGCCGGGGAAGACAACGTCCAGCTGATGGTGAGGGACAACGGCCGCGGCATCTCGAAAAAGCAGATCTCCGACAGGAACTCCCTGGGCATACTTGGCATGCGTGAACGCGTCTCTTTCATCGGCGGAAGGATCGAGATCTTCGGGTCCGGCAGCGCCGGCACCTGCATAACCGTCGATCTCCCGCTGAAAGGAAAGGAACGGGACGGAAATGACGGGCGGAATAAGGGGTCGCATAACACACCAACCCCATAA
- a CDS encoding PAS domain S-box protein, protein MKDPAKTTEGLSAAKGKAQGERDNGGYAPEFRDLYHSFFEFAPDPMGVTEPDTGVVLDANKAFEAWSGYSREELLGKNTVELGFWVHEEDRQAIIHRLYETQCVEGVEIDWKTGGARRRTCSSPRSL, encoded by the coding sequence ATGAAGGACCCAGCGAAGACCACGGAAGGTTTGTCCGCGGCAAAGGGAAAGGCGCAGGGGGAACGGGACAACGGCGGATATGCGCCCGAATTCCGGGACCTCTACCACTCCTTCTTTGAGTTCGCTCCCGACCCCATGGGAGTGACCGAGCCCGACACCGGTGTTGTCCTCGATGCCAACAAGGCCTTTGAAGCGTGGTCCGGCTACTCCCGCGAAGAGCTTCTGGGGAAGAACACTGTCGAACTCGGTTTCTGGGTACACGAGGAAGACAGGCAGGCGATCATACACAGGCTCTACGAGACGCAATGTGTCGAGGGTGTGGAAATCGACTGGAAAACAGGGGGGGCCAGGCGAAGAACGTGCTCTTCTCCGCGAAGCTTATAG
- a CDS encoding isochorismatase family protein, with product MTKDKVAARRGLVDRKDCVLVVIDAQEKLMAAMHDRENVTANMVRLARFCGICGIPSLFTEQRKLGPTVPEVRSLVNGFSAVEKVHFNCFLNGEFRDEVERLGRKTLIIAGAEAHICVAQTAICAPPHLSVHIVADAVSSRSPDNRSIAIERMREAGAVITSTEMFIYEILREAGTDEFKAVLPLVK from the coding sequence ATGACGAAAGACAAGGTTGCGGCGCGTCGTGGTCTCGTTGACAGGAAAGACTGTGTCCTCGTGGTCATCGACGCGCAGGAAAAACTGATGGCTGCCATGCACGATAGGGAGAATGTCACCGCAAACATGGTGAGACTGGCGCGCTTTTGCGGCATATGCGGCATTCCCTCCCTGTTCACGGAGCAAAGGAAACTCGGTCCGACGGTGCCGGAGGTGCGTTCCCTGGTCAACGGTTTCAGCGCGGTGGAAAAGGTCCATTTCAACTGCTTCCTGAACGGTGAGTTCCGCGACGAAGTGGAGAGGCTCGGCCGAAAGACCCTCATCATCGCCGGGGCCGAGGCCCACATATGCGTGGCGCAGACCGCCATTTGCGCCCCGCCTCACCTCAGTGTCCATATCGTCGCCGATGCCGTGTCGTCGAGATCGCCCGACAACAGGTCGATCGCTATCGAAAGGATGCGCGAGGCCGGCGCCGTCATCACCTCCACGGAAATGTTCATCTACGAGATACTCCGCGAGGCCGGTACCGACGAGTTCAAGGCCGTCCTGCCCCTCGTGAAGTGA